A window from Podospora bellae-mahoneyi strain CBS 112042 chromosome 1 map unlocalized CBS112042p_1, whole genome shotgun sequence encodes these proteins:
- a CDS encoding uncharacterized protein (EggNog:ENOG503NVQT): MSSTTNPYWGELPAPQVKAHRLSDDQPQTHDNRQSLDVGAQAQVRPNRASVQTTKSDAPTESTLSPFASPTASSFQGQGLAPRPPSLPYAANQYPPELVENRRKRRSRNLEQDEEYYAAALAAASSAAASGPPPAAPDVPRTAANYRYPPSSSGNRNMDVDDYYKAAGPEHHPVLDRAQKTLDESALPRSHRSNGQPRRTSAAEQNLQRSTRRTSTQDRSRIISKEDKRARLEAAERAARNRTGGTTYDADNITQSARRPRRTSLTAGDTPGTPGTPGTPGTPSRPTTQRATPGQNGPLSQNPPEDGQPFSAPTDRSPRGQASDSQAASPGQSSGIPQRNLSFRERAAKSDIKLPNDVGDVAPKETSPVTSPPKSGSNKLKKNRANPNDTWPRRVSVSESEAEEARKPLEGSHSNTQTIHVVPTTPATPRFPGEPVRLNGTGTGSVRSSSHGRRDSIAADREFYEDEMYPPRPAKLQKTPSQRKADQILGRVPPNTVAANGARQMGAISRDQVSPAAPVATAPAVDDAFQSAHRSARRDNRSDSESDDDGGQHVSNLVYHGRDRYVPGDGLYQPTPYLDEWQKGTVGALTGALLDLEDVPPSTAEKGGAGNGTWRESPKSRTRASSLSSRPKKAEAFEGEYDDTNGTQTPTSSAFYPNISAVQSGDLSRLSEGEVGRGLTSKNQDLKKKGNRGRRWEGLRPFSPSPADLAAALTLNDSRDSLDCFSICSDAFSGKAAVSYSTPTRFKPPLYLKCGPLLRYCGIRHERVPSRSTRGASVDREIWRGSIMIVTTDKDSSYDIAPTLRLFVQPIELLPLPPKQVPGDEPLAAEYVDPIAGHPKLGRKGETLYVRPVDHLEPGRDVSRDETDDGLFEKTRSPPEGPLPGGSADPPGSFAARRKRAEMDGEKAGKYKDVRGFRLHAEHGYTFWRFNVEIELRDKQQRIAYRINRGPSTGFWVPAKGQTMNIMFHSCNGFSMSVNPDEFTGPDPMWRDVLNAHQSQPFHVMIGGGDQIYNDRCMQDTTLFRNWLMIKNPIHKHNAPFSSELQLELERFYMERYAMWFSQGLFSMANSQIPMVNMYDDHDIIDGFGSYPHHFMNSPVFSGLGNVAFKYYMLFQHQSIPAETERHEPSWTLGVKPGPYINELSRSLFMFLGSKVALLAVDARTERTRQDVINEDTWKKIMDRCYQEIDKGKVEHLLVLLGVPIAYPRLVWLENILTSRVMDPIKALSKMGMFKGLLNRFDGGVEVLDDLDDHWTAKSHKAERKFVIEDLQDLAADKSIRITILSGDVHLAAIGQFYSNPKLGLAKHKDFRYMPNVISSAIVNTPPPDLLADVLNKRNKVHHFDKETDEDMIPIFGHGVDSKPRNNKHLLPHRNWCAIRPYVPGHTPEPTPTQSAYDLTPDGSPSPAAPRPGLLRRLSGKARASSFRGPDSVVKDRSRPPISNSFLRGLSSRGGVASADEIGRPGTARSNKLTRTMSGSSVSGRLGGLFRRLSSSSKKPRDDGGINGNWGADTDEDAIYDDETLRQRVGAHPSGGVGLRGGLGDYPSGYSTQSHNNEYARGDESYFTVKPPQPVQSHQQPPPYQQHNPNHGRSKSATVVGSAAQYPSSATSGYASASQQHHNEFVPKPFSRIPTGLSAKQLKHAKELEVDLEGGLEVTLNVEIAPKDPSGSTVPYRLVVPRLWYEYEGEEPEDEEEEREVERGVRRGGQSDYGQQQQGGALAEGGQGPVFEKKPGGLKRLFSGRRRKSVSEEGMGTPV, translated from the exons ATGTCGTCGACCACTAACCCTTATTGGGGCGAGCTCCCAGCTCCCCAGGTGAAAGCCCATCGCTTGTCTGATGACCAGCCCCAGACTCATGATAACCGCCAGTCATTGGATGTTGGCGCCCAGGCACAGGTCAGACCGAACCGCGCATCCGTTCAGACTACAAAATCAGATGCGCCGACCGAATCCACCCTGAGCCCCTTCGCATCGCCAACCGCCTCGAGCTTTCAGGGTCAGGGACTTGCTCCTCGTCCGCCATCCCTACCGTACGCCGCCAACCAATATCCACCCGAGCTCGTAGAGAACAGACGAAAGAGAAGGAGTCGCAACCTGGAACAGGACGAAGAATACTACGCCGCAGCAttagcagcagcatcatcagcagcagcatcgggCCCTCCTCCCGCTGCTCCTGACGTCCCCCGTACTGCCGCAAACTACCGTTACCCGCCTTCGAGCAGTGGAAATAGGAATATGGATGTTGACGATTACTACAAGGCCGCCGGTCCCGAGCATCACCCGGTGTTGGACAGAGCGCAGAAGACGCTGGACGAATCCGCGCTACCTCGATCACACCGATCCAATGGCCAACCTCGCAGGACTTCTGCTGCCGAGCAGAACCTGCAGAGAAGTACCAGGAGAACCTCGACGCAGGACCGATCCAGAAT TATTTCCAAAGAAGACAAACGCGCCCGTCTCGAGGCTGCTGAAAGAGCTGCCCGCAACAGAACCGGTGGAACGACCTACGATGccgacaacatcacccaaTCGGCACGCCGACCCCGGCGGACCTCTTTGACGGCTGGAGATACACCAGGAACCCCAGGAACCCCAGGAACCCCAGGAACCCCCTCACGGCCGACAACCCAGCGCGCAACCCCCGGACAGAACGGACCCCTCTCTCAGAACCCCCCAGAAGATGGACAACCTTTCAGCGCCCCAACCGACAGATCCCCGAGAGGACAGGCTTCCGACTCGCAAGCAGCCTCACCAGGCCAGTCATCAGGAATCCCACAACGGAATCTCAGCTTCCGTGAACGTGCCGCAAAGAGTGATATAAAGTTGCCAaatgatgttggagatgttgcGCCAAAAGAGACCTCGCCAGTGACCTCTCCGCCCAAGagcggcagcaacaagctcAAAAAGAACCGGGCAAACCCAAATGACACTTGGCCCAGGAGAGTATCTGTGTCCGAGTCTGAGGCAGAGGAGGCCCGCAAGCCTCTGGAAGGCAGCCATTCGAATACACAAACAATTCACGTCGTTCCCACAACGCCAGCCACCCCTAGATTTCCTGGAGAACCTGTGCGCCTCAATGGCACGGGGACGGGATCAGTCCGATCGTCCTCACACGGGCGAAGAGACTCTATAGCCGCTGACCGCGAGTTTTACGAAGATGAAATGTACCCCCCGCGTCCCGCAAAACTCCAAAAGACGCCCAGCCAGAGGAAAGCCGATCAGATCCTCGGCCGAGTACCACCCAACACAGTTGCAGCAAATGGCGCACGGCAAATGGGCGCTATCTCTCGGGATCAAGTATCTCCTGCGGCTCCAGTGGCCACGGCACCGGCTGTAGACGATGCCTTCCAATCTGCCCACCGTTCAGCACGAAGAGACAACCGAAGTGACAGCGAAagtgatgacgatggggggCAACATGTGTCCAATCTTGTCTACCACGGCCGCGACAGATATGTTCCTGGCGATGGTCTCTACCAACCTACACCGTACTTGGATGAATGGCAAAAGGGCACAGTTGGTGCTCTCACGGGCGCTCTGCTGGACCTCGAGGACGTACCACCTTCGACCGCAGAGAAGGGTGGCGCAGGTAACGGGACCTGGCGGGAGTCGCCAAAGTCAAGAACTCGGGCAAGCAGCCTGTCCAGCCGGCCAAAGAAGGCTGAGGCGTTCGAGGGTGAATATGATGACACAAACGGTACGCAGACCCCTACCTCGTCAGCTTTTTACCCCAATATCAGCGCAGTCCAAAGTGGTGATCTCAGTCGGCTGTCTGAAGGTGAAGTCGGGCGGGGTTTGACCAGCAAGAACCAGGACctcaaaaagaagggaaatCGAGGCAGACGCTGGGAAGGGCTACGACCCTTCAGCCCGAGCCCTGCggatcttgctgctgctttgaCTCTGAATGATTCACGAGACAGCCTCGACTGTTTTTCGATTTGTAGTGATGCATTCTCAGGGAAAGCAGCAGTGTCCTATTCCA CGCCCACGCGATTCAAGCCTCCTCTCTATCTGAAGTGCGGTCCTCTGCTGAGATATTGCGGAATCCGACATGAGCGTGTGCCCAGCCGCTCCACCCGCGGTGCCAGCGTTGATCGTGAAATCTGGAGGGGCTCCATCATGATTGTGACCACCGACAAAGACTCATCGTATGACATCGCCCCAACGCTGAGACTGTTTGTTCAGCCTATCGAGCTTCTGCCACTGCCACCAAAGCAGGTTCCGGGCGATGAGCCTTTGGCAGCTGAGTATGTCGACCCCATTGCGGGACATCCCAAGCTGGGCCGAAAGGGCGAGACTCTCTATGTCAGGCCGGTCGACCATCTCGAGCCAGGACGTGATGTATCAAGAGATGAGACCGATGATGGGCTTTTCGAAAAGACGAGAAGTCCACCTGAGGGACCGCTCCCGGGTGGTTCGGCCGATCCCCCTGGCTCATTTGCTGCCCGGAGGAAGCGGGCGGAGATGGACGGTGAGAAGGCTGGCAAGTACAAGGACGTCCGGGGCTTTAGGTTGCATGCCGAACACGGCTACACCTTCTGGAGATTCAATGTTGAGATCGAGCTGCGAGACAAGCAGCAGCGCATCGCGTACCGAATCAACAGAGGCCCATCAACCGGTTTCTGGGTCCCAGCCAAGGGCCAGACCATGAACATCATGTTCCACAGCTGCAACGGCTTCAGCATGAGCGTCAACCCCGACGAGTTCACGGGACCTGATCCGATGTGGCGCGATGTGCTTAATGCCCACCAAAGCCAGCCTTTCCATGTCATgattggcggtggtgatcaGATCTACAACGACAGGTGCATGCAAgacaccaccctcttccgcAACTGGTTGATGATTAAGAATCCCATCCACAAGCATAATGCTCCTTTCTCGTCCGAATTgcagctggagctggagcgcTTCTACATGGAGCGCTATGCGATGTGGTTCTCCCAGGGATTGTTCAGCATGGCGAACTCGCAAATTCCCATGGTCAATATGTATGACGATCACGACATCATTGACGGCTTTGGCTCGTACCCCCATCACTTCATGAACTCGCCCGTATTTTCCGGGCTTGGCAATGTTGCTTTCAAGTATTACATGCTGTTCCAGCACCAGAGCATTCCCGCCGAAACCGAAAGGCACGAACCCAGCTGGACTCTGGGTGTGAAGCCTGGGCCCTATATCAACGAGCTCAGCCGCAGCTTGTTTATGTTCTTGGGTTCCAAGGTTGCCCTGCTAGCTGTCGATGCTCGGACCGAACGAACACGACAGGATGTCATCAACGAAGACACTTGGAAGAAGATTATGGACCGCTGCTACCAGGAGATTGACAAGGGCAAGGTTGAGcatcttcttgtcctccttggtgtGCCAATTGCCTACCCTCGACTGGTCTGGCTCGAGAACAT CTTGACTTCCCGCGTCATGGATCCTATCAAGGCACTCAGCAAGATGGGCATGTTCAAGGGCCTGCTCAACCGCTTTGACGGGGGAGTCGAGGTTCTCGACGATTTGGACGACCATTGGACAGCCAAGAGCCACAAGGCTGAGCGCAAATTCGTGATTGAGGACTTGCAAGACCTGGCAGCCGACAAGTCTATTCGCATCACGATCCTCAGCGGCGATGTTCACCTCGCCGCTATCGGGCAGTTCTACTCGAACCCCAAGCTCGGCCTGGCTAAGCACAAAGACTTCAGGTATATGCCCAACGTGATCTCGTCAGCCATTGTCAACACTCCGCCACCCGACCTGCTGGCCGATGTTCTCAACAAGCGGAACAAGGTACATCACTTTGACAAGGAGACAGACGAGGACATGATCCCCATCTTCGGACACGGTGTAGACAGCAAGCCCCGCAATAACAAGCACTTGCTCCCGCATCGCAACTGGTGTGCCATTCGGCCGTATGTGCCTGGTCATACACCGGAGCCCACACCAACTCAGTCCGCTTACGATCTGACACCTGACGGTTCGCCATCTCCTGCCGCCCCAAGACCTGGTCTTTTACGGAGACTATCCGGCAAGGctcgggcttcttctttccGTGGTCCCGACAGCGTCGTCAAAGATCGCTCTCGCCCGcccatctccaacagctTCTTACGAGGGCTGTCAAGCCGCGGGGGTGTTGCCAGCGCAGATGAGATAGGCAGACCAGGAACAGCCCGATCAAACAAGCTGACCCGCACAATGTCTGGCTCTTCTGTGTCGGGCCGCCTGGGCGGTCTCTTCCGCCgtctcagcagcagctcgaAGAAGCCACGCGATGATGGTGGCATCAATGGAAACTGGGGTGCTGACACTGACGAGGATGCCATTTACGATGACGAAACCTTGCGTCAGCGGGTTGGTGCCCATCCTAGCGGTGGTGTCGGGTTACGAGGCGGTCTGGGTGATTATCCCTCTGGCTACTCAACCCAGTCCCACAACAACGAGTATGCCCGTGGTGACGAGAGCTACTTTACCGTCAAACCTCCGCAGCCCGTGCAATCGCATCAGCAACCGCCGCCGTACCAGCAGCACAACCCCAATCATGGCCGAAGCAAGTCGGCTACTGTCGTTGGCAGCGCTGCTCAGTACCCCAGCTCTGCTACGTCTGGGTATGCCTCCGCctcgcagcagcaccacaacGAGTTTGTGCCCAAGCCTTTTAGCCGCATCCCGACGGGCTTGTCGGCCAAGCAACTGAAGCATgcgaaggagctggaggtggaTTTGGAGGGCGGGCTGGAAGTGACGCTTAATGTGGAGATTGCGCCAAAGGACCCGAGCGGGAGCACGGTGCCATATCGGCTTGTGGTGCCGAGGTTGTGGTATGAgtatgagggggaggagccagaggatgaggaggaggagagggaggtggaacGGGGGGTTAGGAGAGGAGGGCAGTCTGATTATggtcaacagcaacaaggagGGGCGCTGGCTGAGGGTGGTCAGGGGCCGgtgtttgagaagaagcctggggggttgaagaggttgtttagtgggcggaggaggaagtcTGTGTctgaggaggggatggggacaCCGGTTtag
- a CDS encoding uncharacterized protein (EggNog:ENOG503P335): MLPRSPFKIRKLITQKKAEDGEDIEGSYFNHDDEEMDTLSRIKTWMPPKGLMKRSKPSIDIRRSEDLHNIIGIPPLPDTPQSSTSSLCNYDNGTEHVGSRCSPPRRPTRSSLASPHGSPQRSPQRSPQRSPLLSPQQLDDSPRRRGRSPTCSHSFRDYPQLTPPSSPPQQAEMFPESPSIPADVAAKASNETAPRSVLEAGPLGTPSSQMDTPKLFSKDVMQLLHETEQAFKPQQSFSDAKLTDAQLAKFAKPRQSTPMSPAMARRKSQRRSQGSNSLRSTKSVRSVKSPIKATAKTPPSPTPARLPSTSRPKRAKSKKARRRPVQPGRRQSSMWQLTESAKDLFTIRIFHRLEADEMLPESTLREIRMSRAAQWTRSPELGVTHVDKKSTATTPAPIEPLSLDESAAAAEDSVAPRASAANKGSEIKREDGQTSRAAQTLEQAREIEPERNEPEQKPVEEDGEQRHDSPTAGLEDDEEEGDLPIMIIGDESVTPTTPVPTQEKPSMHRRLPSKTLPPLPTIPEIIATGPDDANIILSPTSTPLPPGVTTRANTDDYVYLESTPYTMTHPTFRHGPVRLAKADLPIGKLAAAVDDTLDWTAFQMAILGGAGDFFSEPTDYSKPSDMELDELDEIYNWFTGFGFVSAGGLVASTEQRRPSASKESSNRRPSEDRALDAHSLEPRTPGLSPSSNTSSTPNSSPRTVIISGQRSPGIVRIDPPMGDSPSKTGSSAARNSSIASRVLAPPELHKKHRRSVSSGTFSMGQSFSDKDKNVNGLAIDSAKRPNSTDSMQSLPQSPMMELVLTHDVHGNEVPVPMGYNMSHDARDFLVWHTEHVSL; the protein is encoded by the coding sequence ATGTTGCCCCGGTCCCCTTTCAAGATCAGGAAACTGATAAcccagaagaaggccgaagACGGCGAGGACATTGAAGGCTCCTATTTCaaccacgacgacgaggagatggacaCCCTCAGCAGGATCAAGACATGGATGCCACCAAAGGGCTTAATGAAGAGGTCGAAACCGAGCATCGATATCAGACGGAGTGAGGACCTTCACAACATCATTGGAATTCCACCATTACCAGACACGCCACAGTCGTCAACAAGTTCTTTGTGCAATTACGACAATGGCACGGAACACGTGGGCTCACGTTGCTcgcctcctcgccggccGACGCGGAGTTCCCTGGCCAGTCCTCATGGCAGCCCTCAAAGAAGTCCTCAAAGAAGCCCCCAGAGAAGCCCGCTGCTTTCACCTCAGCAATTGGACGATTCGCCGCGACGACGCGGAAGAAGCCCAACATGTTCGCACTCGTTTCGGGACTATCCCCAGTTGACAccgccctcatcaccacctcaacaAGCCGAAATGTTTCCCGAATCGCCTTCAATACCGGCCGATGTTGCGGCGAAGGCCAGCAACGAGACGGCCCCCAGGTCAGTCCTCGAAGCCGGGCCATTAGGAACACCGTCATCACAAATGGACACGCCGAAGCTGTTTTCCAAGGACGTCATGCAGCTCCTCCATGAGACAGAGCAGGCATTCAAGCCGCAGCAATCGTTCAGCGATGCAAAGCTCACAGACGCTCAATTGGCAAAATTCGCCAAACCGAGGCAATCAACTCCAATGTCGCCAGCAATGGCTCGCAGGAAATCACAGAGGCGGAGTCAAGGATCGAATTCACTGAGGTCGACAAAGTCGGTCAGATCGGTCAAGTCGCCCATCAAGGCAACAGCCAAAACTCCTCCATCGCCGACACCAGCTCGGCTGCCATCTACATCGCGGCCAAAGCGAGCAAAATCCAAGAAGGCCCGAAGAAGGCCGGTACAGCCAGGGAGACGGCAGTCTTCCATGTGGCAACTGACAGAAAGCGCCAAAGACCTGTTCACAATTCGCATTTTCCACCGCCTCGAGGCCGACGAGATGCTTCCCGAGAGCACGTTGCGAGAAATCAGAATGAGCCGCGCCGCGCAGTGGACAAGATCTCCTGAATTGGGTGTTACACACgtcgacaagaagagcaCAGCCACTACCCCGGCTCCCATCGAACCCCTGAGCCTCGACgagtcagcagcagcggccgAGGATTCGGTCGCACCACGTGCATCTGCTGCCAACAAGGGGTCAGAAATCAAGCGGGAAGACGGTCAAACGTCCAGAGCGGCCCAGACACTGGAGCAGGCCAGGGAAATCGAACCGGAACGCAACGAACCGGAACAGAAacctgtggaggaggatggcgagcaAAGGCACGATTCGCCCACTGCAGGACtggaagatgacgaggaggagggagaccTGCCGATCATGATTATTGGCGACGAGTCGGTGACGCCAACGACGCCTGTGCCAACGCAGGAAAAACCCTCGATGCATCGCCGACTTCCGAGCAAGACTCTGCCGCCGCTCCCGACGATCCCCGAGATTATTGCAACAGGACCTGATGACGCAAACATCATCCtgtcaccaacctcgacgccgctgccgcccgGAGTGACGACCAGGGCCAACACCGACGACTACGTTTATCTCGAGAGCACCCCTTACACCATGACCCACCCAACTTTTAGGCACGGTCCGGTCCGGCTGGCCAAGGCCGACCTCCCGATCGGCAAGCTGGCAGCCGCTGTGGATGACACTCTGGACTGGACAGCCTTTCAGATGGCAATCTTGGGGGGCGCTGGCGACTTCTTCAGCGAGCCAACCGACTACTCCAAGCCCTCGGACATGgagctggacgagctggaTGAGATCTACAACTGGTTCACcgggtttgggtttgtttCCGCGGGTGGACTCGTCGCATCTACAGAGCAGCGACGACCAAGCGCATCAAAAGAGAGCAGCAACCGCCGACCCAGCGAGGACCGCGCACTTGATGCTCATTCCCTCGAGCCTCGAACACCCGGTCTTTCCCCGTCATCAAACACCTCGTCAActcccaacagcagcccccgaaccgtcatcatcagcgGACAGCGCAGTCCCGGGATAGTGAGGATCGACCCCCCCATGGGCGACTCACCCTCCAAGACTGGGTCCAGCGCTGCGAGGAATAGCTCCATCGCCAGTAGAGTGTTGGCCCCGCCAGAGTTGCACAAGAAACACCGGAGGAGTGTGAGCAGTGGGACGTTTAGCATGGGCCAGTCGTTTTCGGATAAAGACAAGAATGTAAATGGGCTGGCGATTGATTCGGCAAAGAGGCCGAACAGCACGGACAGCATGCAGAGCCTGCCGCAGAGCCCGATGATGGAGTTGGTGCTGACGCACGATGTGCATGGGAACgaggtgccggtgccgaTGGGGTACAACATGAGCCATGATGCGAGGGACTTTTTGGTTTGGCATACTGAGCATGTCTCTCTTTGA